A window of the Agrococcus jejuensis genome harbors these coding sequences:
- a CDS encoding TRAP transporter large permease, with the protein MTPEAGVATLVVLVVLIGALAIRIPVAFALGGAGLVGLVLLRDVDYATSVLGATPFTTTASFSLTIVPMFILMGMFAVRARIAEHVFAIANRTVRRLPGGLGVATVMACAGFSAVSGSSIGTAATMARLSVGEMRKAGYPAHLATALVAVAGTLGVMIPPSTFLVLYAIMASQSVAQMLAAGIVPGLMSAAAYMAYIMLIGSRQVRTPETLEDAVADAASGAARPRLPWRGLVRVVILFAIVIGGMYSGLFTSTESAAIGAVAALAMLVLERRRDGGKAILEHLRGALSEAGSTTAMVFLIIVGSAILSAFFVVARVPDAITAAVTDLALPPMVTMALLLVCLIPLGMVLESLSILVITVPILLPIADALGFDAIWLGVLIVKLIEIGMVTPPVGINCFVVAGTTGERPETVFRGVAPLFGVDLVVTTILFLSPALVLWLPSLVRQ; encoded by the coding sequence ATGACGCCTGAGGCAGGGGTCGCGACCCTCGTGGTGCTCGTCGTGCTCATCGGCGCGCTCGCCATCCGCATCCCGGTCGCGTTCGCACTCGGCGGCGCGGGCCTCGTCGGACTCGTGCTGCTGCGCGACGTCGACTACGCGACGAGCGTGCTCGGCGCGACGCCGTTCACGACCACGGCGAGCTTCTCGCTCACGATCGTGCCGATGTTCATCCTCATGGGCATGTTCGCCGTGCGTGCCCGCATCGCCGAGCACGTGTTCGCGATCGCGAACCGCACCGTGCGCCGACTGCCAGGTGGCCTCGGGGTCGCCACGGTCATGGCCTGCGCCGGCTTCTCGGCCGTCTCGGGGTCGAGCATCGGCACCGCCGCGACGATGGCGAGGCTGTCGGTGGGGGAGATGCGCAAGGCCGGCTACCCCGCGCACCTCGCGACCGCGCTCGTCGCCGTCGCGGGCACGCTCGGCGTGATGATCCCGCCCTCGACGTTCCTCGTGCTCTACGCGATCATGGCGAGCCAGTCGGTCGCGCAGATGCTCGCCGCCGGCATCGTGCCCGGCCTCATGTCGGCAGCCGCCTACATGGCGTACATCATGCTCATCGGCTCGCGGCAGGTGCGCACGCCCGAGACGCTCGAGGATGCCGTCGCCGACGCCGCATCCGGTGCCGCGCGTCCGCGGCTGCCGTGGCGCGGCCTCGTGCGCGTCGTCATCCTGTTCGCCATCGTCATCGGCGGCATGTACTCGGGGCTGTTCACGTCGACGGAGTCGGCGGCGATCGGCGCGGTCGCCGCGCTCGCGATGCTCGTGCTCGAGCGTCGCCGCGACGGCGGCAAGGCCATCCTCGAGCACCTGCGCGGAGCCCTGTCGGAGGCCGGCTCGACGACCGCGATGGTGTTCCTCATCATCGTCGGCTCGGCGATCCTCTCGGCGTTCTTCGTCGTCGCTCGCGTGCCCGACGCCATCACGGCGGCGGTCACCGACCTCGCCCTGCCGCCGATGGTCACGATGGCGCTGCTGCTCGTGTGCCTCATCCCGCTCGGCATGGTGCTCGAGTCGCTGTCGATCCTCGTGATCACGGTGCCGATCCTGCTGCCGATCGCGGATGCGCTCGGGTTCGACGCCATCTGGCTCGGCGTGCTGATCGTCAAGCTCATCGAGATCGGCATGGTCACGCCGCCCGTCGGCATCAACTGCTTCGTCGTCGCGGGCACGACGGGGGAGCGGCCCGAGACGGTCTTCCGTGGCGTCGCGCCGCTGTTCGGCGTCGACCTCGTCGTCACGACCATCCTCTTCCTCTCGCCGGCGCTCGTGCTCTGGCTGCCATCCCTCGTGCGGCAATGA
- a CDS encoding MFS transporter, which translates to MSSTSHARTSARERNKVLGAVVVGTTIEWYDFFIYAFMANLVFAQLFFLPAGPDVASILSLVTIGISFLFRPLGAFLAGHFGDKIGRRPMLVITLLLMGLATTLVGALPTFEQAGVLAPILLMLLRILQGLSAGGEWGGAVLMAIEHAPANRRGMYGSFVQAGVPLGLMLATGILAAIRALFPGDAFLEVGWRIPFFVSILLVVIGFVVRRSVDESPVFQEIKETSQEQSAPIVQVFRKYGLIVLTCAMIFCANNAAGYMTTGGYVQGLASRPTDGTPPGLGFDPVGVQLAAFAGSVTWLVFTFLAGYLSDRIGRKRVYLAGWIVLALGILPLFELVYTGVEGVAIATILLGVGLGLTYGAQAAWYAESFPASVRFSGVSIAYALGAIIGGAFAPTIAQALLQSTGTTWAIVGYLLVTVVVSIVGTLLTKDRTGIPLSVEFERSGKWDGWRRGDAVDATDLSAVDREAIAQAEAVSK; encoded by the coding sequence GTGTCCAGCACATCCCACGCGCGCACCTCAGCGCGTGAGCGCAACAAGGTCCTCGGCGCAGTCGTCGTCGGCACCACCATCGAGTGGTACGACTTCTTCATCTACGCCTTCATGGCGAACCTCGTGTTCGCCCAGCTGTTCTTCCTGCCCGCCGGCCCCGACGTCGCCTCGATCCTCTCGCTCGTCACGATCGGCATCTCGTTCCTCTTCCGCCCGCTCGGCGCCTTCCTCGCCGGCCACTTCGGCGACAAGATCGGCCGCCGCCCGATGCTCGTCATCACGCTGCTGCTCATGGGCCTCGCGACGACGCTCGTCGGTGCGCTGCCGACCTTCGAGCAGGCGGGCGTGCTCGCGCCGATCCTGCTCATGCTGCTGCGCATCCTGCAGGGCCTCTCGGCAGGCGGCGAGTGGGGTGGCGCCGTGCTCATGGCCATCGAGCACGCGCCCGCCAACCGTCGCGGCATGTACGGCTCGTTCGTGCAGGCGGGCGTGCCGCTCGGTCTCATGCTCGCGACCGGCATCCTCGCCGCGATCCGCGCGCTGTTCCCGGGCGACGCCTTCCTCGAGGTCGGCTGGCGCATCCCGTTCTTCGTCTCGATCCTGCTGGTCGTCATCGGCTTCGTCGTGCGCCGCTCGGTCGACGAGTCGCCCGTGTTCCAGGAGATCAAGGAGACGTCGCAGGAGCAGTCGGCACCCATCGTGCAGGTGTTCCGCAAGTACGGCCTCATCGTGCTGACGTGCGCCATGATCTTCTGCGCCAACAACGCGGCCGGCTACATGACGACCGGCGGCTACGTGCAGGGCCTCGCCTCGCGGCCCACCGACGGCACCCCGCCCGGCCTCGGCTTCGACCCGGTCGGCGTGCAGCTCGCCGCGTTCGCGGGCTCGGTCACGTGGCTCGTCTTCACCTTCCTCGCCGGCTACCTCTCCGACCGCATCGGCCGCAAGCGCGTCTACCTCGCCGGTTGGATCGTGCTCGCGCTCGGCATCCTGCCGCTGTTCGAGCTCGTCTACACGGGCGTCGAGGGCGTCGCGATCGCGACGATCCTGCTCGGCGTCGGCCTCGGCCTCACGTACGGCGCGCAGGCGGCCTGGTACGCGGAGTCCTTCCCCGCGTCGGTGCGCTTCTCGGGCGTCTCGATCGCGTACGCGCTCGGCGCCATCATCGGCGGCGCGTTCGCCCCGACGATCGCGCAGGCGCTGCTGCAGTCGACGGGCACGACGTGGGCGATCGTGGGCTACCTGCTCGTGACCGTCGTCGTCTCGATCGTCGGCACGCTGCTGACGAAGGACCGCACCGGCATCCCGCTGTCGGTCGAGTTCGAGCGCTCGGGCAAGTGGGATGGCTGGCGCCGCGGCGACGCCGTCGACGCCACCGACCTGTCGGCCGTCGACCGCGAGGCCATCGCGCAGGCGGAGGCCGTCTCGAAGTAG
- a CDS encoding RimK family alpha-L-glutamate ligase encodes MRLAILSRAPRSYSTRRLRAAAVDRGHDVKVLNTLRFSIDLSGDAPDLQFRGRQLRDYDAILPRIGNSITYFGTAVVRQFEQMDVYTPNTANGITNSRDKLRATQILARHDIGMPATTFVRDRADVIPAIERVGGAPVVLKLLEGTQGIGVILAPTIKVAEAIIETLQSTRQQVLIQRFVTESKGRDIRALVVGDRVVAAMRRVAQGDEFRSNVHRGGSVEAVTLDAEYERVAVRAAQIMGLKVAGVDMLEGNDGPLVMEVNSSPGLEGIERATNLDIAGAIVDYIGDQVAFPQIDVRERLSISTGYGVAELVVHGDAELVGKTIKESGLWERDITVLTVHRGTSVIPNAKGREVLEAEDRLLCFGRLEEMRSMIPERPKRRKRVKRLPKDAMESLQED; translated from the coding sequence ATGAGGCTCGCGATCCTCTCCCGCGCCCCGCGCTCGTACAGCACCCGACGCCTGCGGGCGGCGGCCGTGGATCGGGGCCACGACGTCAAGGTGCTCAACACGCTGCGGTTCTCGATCGACCTGTCCGGCGACGCGCCCGATCTGCAGTTCCGCGGTCGGCAGCTGCGCGACTACGACGCGATCCTGCCGCGCATCGGCAACTCGATCACGTACTTCGGCACCGCCGTCGTGCGGCAGTTCGAGCAGATGGACGTCTACACGCCGAACACGGCCAACGGCATCACGAACTCGCGCGACAAGCTGCGCGCGACGCAGATCCTCGCCCGCCACGACATCGGCATGCCGGCGACGACGTTCGTGCGCGACCGCGCCGACGTCATCCCGGCGATCGAGCGCGTCGGCGGCGCGCCCGTCGTGCTGAAGCTGCTCGAGGGCACGCAGGGCATCGGCGTCATCCTCGCGCCGACGATCAAGGTGGCGGAGGCCATCATCGAGACGCTGCAGTCGACGCGGCAGCAGGTGCTCATCCAGCGCTTCGTGACGGAGTCGAAGGGCCGCGACATCCGCGCCCTCGTCGTCGGCGACCGCGTCGTCGCGGCGATGCGTCGCGTGGCGCAGGGCGACGAGTTCCGCTCGAACGTGCACCGCGGAGGATCGGTGGAGGCCGTCACGCTCGATGCCGAGTACGAGCGCGTCGCCGTGCGCGCCGCGCAGATCATGGGTCTCAAGGTCGCCGGCGTCGACATGCTCGAGGGCAACGACGGACCGCTCGTCATGGAGGTCAACTCCTCCCCCGGCCTCGAGGGCATCGAGCGGGCGACGAACCTCGACATCGCGGGCGCGATCGTCGACTACATCGGCGACCAGGTGGCGTTCCCGCAGATCGACGTGCGCGAGCGCCTGTCGATCTCGACCGGCTACGGCGTCGCCGAGCTCGTCGTGCACGGCGACGCGGAGCTCGTGGGCAAGACCATCAAGGAGTCGGGCCTCTGGGAGCGCGACATCACGGTGCTCACGGTGCACCGCGGCACGTCGGTCATCCCCAACGCGAAGGGCCGCGAGGTGCTGGAGGCCGAGGACCGCCTGCTGTGCTTCGGCCGCCTCGAGGAGATGCGCTCGATGATCCCTGAGCGCCCCAAGCGTCGCAAGCGCGTCAAGCGCCTGCCGAAGGACGCGATGGAGTCGCTGCAGGAGGACTGA
- a CDS encoding AraC-like ligand-binding domain-containing protein: MEPTTILRREPSGSGTLETGEARTFEQWRQLVSNRFVPLDISSPAGAFHGTLRALHVGDSCVTEIVADPHRVEREATRISPDDPHHLKLTLQLEGTGIVAQDGRQAVLQPGDVAIYDTSRPYTLEFETGTRSLVMMFPHRMLGLSAQHIHRMTAVRLPGDEGIGTVICPFMQHMAAHLDELRGAAGVRILRSALDLVTALISAELDRQVAGTRRDFERCVSYVEEHLGDAGLNTAQVASACFLSSRTVQYLFSEEGTTVSTWVRERRLERCRTDLQDAAQQSTSVLEIAHRWGFTDAAHFSRVCKAAFGASPRELRRLAG; encoded by the coding sequence ATGGAGCCCACCACGATCCTGCGCCGCGAGCCGTCGGGCTCGGGCACGCTCGAGACGGGCGAGGCGCGCACCTTCGAGCAGTGGCGGCAGCTCGTGAGCAATCGCTTCGTGCCGCTCGACATCTCGTCGCCCGCCGGCGCCTTCCACGGCACGCTGCGCGCGCTGCACGTCGGTGACTCGTGCGTCACCGAGATCGTCGCCGACCCGCACCGCGTCGAACGCGAGGCGACGCGCATCAGCCCCGACGACCCGCACCACCTCAAGCTCACGCTGCAGCTCGAGGGCACGGGCATCGTCGCGCAGGACGGCAGGCAGGCGGTGCTGCAGCCAGGCGACGTCGCGATCTACGACACGTCGCGCCCGTACACGCTCGAGTTCGAGACGGGCACGCGCTCGCTCGTCATGATGTTCCCGCACCGCATGCTCGGGCTCTCGGCCCAGCACATCCACCGCATGACCGCCGTGCGCCTGCCTGGCGACGAGGGCATCGGCACCGTGATCTGCCCGTTCATGCAGCACATGGCGGCGCACCTCGACGAGCTGCGCGGCGCAGCGGGCGTGCGCATCCTGCGCAGCGCGCTCGACCTCGTGACGGCGCTCATCTCTGCGGAGCTCGACCGGCAGGTCGCGGGCACGCGGCGCGACTTCGAGCGCTGCGTCTCGTACGTCGAGGAGCACCTGGGCGACGCGGGCCTCAACACGGCGCAGGTCGCGAGCGCGTGCTTCCTCTCGTCGCGCACGGTGCAGTATCTCTTCAGCGAGGAGGGCACGACCGTGTCGACGTGGGTGCGCGAGCGCAGGCTCGAACGGTGCCGCACCGACCTGCAGGATGCGGCGCAGCAGTCGACGTCGGTGCTCGAGATCGCGCACCGATGGGGCTTCACGGATGCGGCGCACTTCAGCCGCGTCTGCAAGGCCGCGTTCGGCGCGTCGCCGCGCGAGCTGCGGCGCCTCGCCGGCTGA
- a CDS encoding TRAP transporter substrate-binding protein, with product MTFTPTTRATRRATIAVALVGALALGACSSGGGASADGGDDAIELTLATSAIASTPNAAAQDWFLDAVEEATDGSVTFDRTAPEAICTAAEIVECLRDGRADVGVTIPDYTPQYFPTVSVVGIPFVGQNSAAITASLYDVHTNDEQAIALMEQNGLHFVSAWPVGRLLLGTDAPVESVADLEGISARASGPVVQQVLSDAGMAITAVTASESYEAVERGVIDGVGGAIDFAVNYRIMELLPYWTDPGIGQYSTFGMWFSADAWDRLSAEQQEAISAVEQEFNDGAAVEAFNAQAAEQCDAMLEATTVEDLSAWSDDATAEWVDQVGDTARDTWTSVAGDFGLDDPDAFLDAYESALDEHADLEYVDATTSCVEAFADR from the coding sequence ATGACGTTCACCCCCACCACCCGCGCCACCCGTCGCGCGACCATCGCGGTCGCACTCGTGGGCGCCCTCGCGCTCGGCGCCTGCTCGAGCGGCGGCGGAGCATCGGCCGACGGCGGCGACGACGCCATCGAGCTCACGCTCGCCACGTCTGCGATCGCAAGCACCCCGAACGCGGCGGCGCAGGACTGGTTCCTCGACGCCGTCGAGGAGGCGACCGACGGCTCGGTCACGTTCGACCGCACGGCGCCCGAGGCCATCTGCACCGCGGCCGAGATCGTCGAGTGCCTGCGCGACGGCCGCGCCGACGTCGGCGTGACGATCCCCGACTACACGCCCCAGTACTTCCCGACCGTCTCGGTCGTCGGCATCCCGTTCGTCGGCCAGAACTCGGCGGCCATCACGGCGAGCCTGTACGACGTGCACACGAACGACGAGCAGGCGATCGCGCTCATGGAGCAGAACGGCCTGCACTTCGTGAGCGCGTGGCCGGTCGGCCGCCTGCTGCTCGGCACCGATGCGCCCGTCGAGTCGGTCGCCGACCTCGAGGGCATCTCGGCGCGCGCGTCGGGGCCCGTCGTGCAGCAGGTGCTGTCGGATGCGGGCATGGCGATCACGGCTGTGACGGCGAGCGAGTCGTACGAGGCCGTCGAGCGCGGCGTCATCGACGGCGTCGGCGGCGCGATCGACTTCGCCGTGAACTACCGGATCATGGAGCTGCTGCCGTACTGGACGGATCCGGGCATCGGGCAGTACTCGACGTTCGGCATGTGGTTCTCGGCCGACGCGTGGGACCGACTGAGCGCTGAGCAGCAGGAGGCGATCTCGGCCGTCGAGCAGGAGTTCAACGACGGCGCCGCCGTCGAGGCCTTCAACGCGCAGGCCGCCGAGCAGTGCGACGCCATGCTCGAAGCGACGACGGTCGAGGACCTCTCGGCGTGGAGCGACGACGCGACCGCGGAGTGGGTCGACCAGGTCGGCGACACGGCGCGCGACACGTGGACGAGCGTGGCGGGCGACTTCGGCCTCGACGACCCGGACGCATTCCTCGACGCGTACGAGTCGGCGCTCGACGAGCACGCCGACCTCGAGTACGTCGACGCGACGACGTCGTGCGTGGAGGCGTTCGCAGACCGCTGA
- a CDS encoding ATP-dependent zinc protease family protein codes for MTADHPASPLAAGWREWVGLPSFGVEHVKAKLDTGARSSALHAFDLEEHEVDGIARVRFAIHPWQRSTSDSVDVDVPIHDRRIIRSSNGTEQERIVIVTPIRLLGRTIETEMTLTRRDEMGFRMLVGREALRQGFLVDSASSYLGGRPSRDVRSRNRRREGA; via the coding sequence ATGACCGCCGACCATCCTGCCAGCCCCCTCGCGGCCGGCTGGCGCGAGTGGGTGGGGTTGCCATCGTTCGGCGTCGAGCACGTGAAGGCGAAGCTCGACACCGGCGCCCGCTCGTCGGCGCTGCACGCGTTCGACCTCGAGGAGCACGAGGTCGACGGCATCGCGCGCGTGCGCTTCGCGATCCACCCGTGGCAGCGCTCGACGAGCGACTCCGTCGACGTCGACGTGCCGATCCACGACCGCCGGATCATCCGATCGTCGAACGGCACCGAGCAGGAGCGCATCGTCATCGTGACGCCGATCCGCCTGCTGGGCCGCACGATCGAGACCGAGATGACGCTCACGCGCCGCGACGAGATGGGCTTCCGCATGCTCGTGGGCCGCGAGGCGCTGCGCCAGGGGTTCCTCGTCGACTCGGCGAGCTCGTACCTCGGCGGGCGCCCGTCGCGCGACGTGCGCTCGCGGAACCGGAGGCGCGAGGGTGCGTGA
- a CDS encoding fumarylacetoacetate hydrolase family protein, which produces MSDSTTSAAAAGAAWDLLGTKPGKVVAMHIGYAARAAQKGRTPEAPGYFLKPATSLTTGGAVELPAGCEILGFEGEIALVIGREVRRVSEAEAWDAVAFVTAANDLGVFDLRWADKGANVRSKGGDGFTPVGPALLPAADLDPHAIEIRVWRDGELVQADDTSTLLFSLPQIVSDLSQLMTLEPGDVILTGTPAGASTFAPGQTIEVEVTGGGLTTGRLTTTAVQGTAPLPAYSAQPKATPEQWADASGRPVADFQAPTAPVLDDALIARIERVATATLSSLLRKRGIVNATIDGLHPSQPGTRMTGVARTLRYVPNREDLFTAHGGGYNAQKRAVDSLQPGEVLVMDARGETRSGTLGDIIALRARTLGAAGIVTDGGVRDLGAVTEIGIPTYHSGAHPSVLGRWHVPWGVDETIACGGTTVQPGDVIVADDDGILVIPPAIIGELVDEAEVQEAEEAFIARMVEEGHPVDGLFPMDASWRARFEAEQASTERASTEQSSTEGAGA; this is translated from the coding sequence ATGAGCGACTCGACGACGAGCGCGGCTGCCGCAGGCGCCGCATGGGACCTGCTGGGCACCAAGCCGGGCAAGGTCGTGGCGATGCACATCGGCTACGCCGCCCGCGCGGCCCAGAAGGGTCGCACGCCCGAGGCGCCCGGCTACTTCCTCAAGCCCGCGACGTCGCTCACGACCGGCGGCGCCGTCGAGCTGCCCGCCGGCTGCGAGATCCTCGGCTTCGAGGGCGAGATCGCCCTCGTCATCGGCCGCGAGGTGCGCCGCGTGAGCGAGGCGGAGGCGTGGGATGCGGTCGCGTTCGTGACCGCCGCGAACGACCTCGGCGTCTTCGACCTGCGCTGGGCCGACAAGGGCGCCAACGTGCGCTCGAAGGGCGGCGACGGCTTCACGCCCGTCGGCCCCGCGCTGCTGCCCGCCGCCGACCTCGACCCGCACGCCATCGAGATCCGCGTGTGGCGCGACGGCGAGCTCGTGCAGGCCGACGACACCTCGACGCTCCTGTTCTCGCTGCCCCAGATCGTCTCCGACCTCTCGCAGCTCATGACGCTCGAGCCCGGCGACGTCATCCTCACCGGCACCCCCGCGGGCGCGTCGACGTTCGCACCCGGCCAGACCATTGAGGTCGAGGTCACGGGCGGCGGACTGACCACCGGTCGGCTCACGACCACCGCGGTGCAGGGCACCGCTCCCCTGCCCGCCTACTCGGCGCAGCCCAAGGCCACGCCCGAGCAGTGGGCCGACGCATCCGGCCGTCCCGTCGCCGACTTCCAGGCACCCACCGCACCGGTGCTCGACGACGCCCTCATCGCGCGCATCGAGCGCGTCGCCACCGCGACGCTGTCGTCGCTGCTGCGCAAGCGCGGCATCGTGAACGCGACGATCGACGGCCTCCACCCGTCGCAGCCCGGCACCCGCATGACGGGCGTCGCTCGCACGCTGCGCTACGTGCCGAACCGCGAGGATCTCTTCACGGCCCACGGCGGCGGCTACAACGCGCAGAAGCGCGCGGTCGACTCGCTGCAGCCCGGCGAGGTGCTCGTCATGGATGCGCGCGGCGAGACCCGCTCGGGCACGCTCGGCGACATCATCGCCCTGCGCGCCCGCACGCTCGGCGCCGCCGGCATCGTGACCGACGGCGGCGTGCGCGACCTCGGCGCCGTGACCGAGATCGGCATCCCGACCTACCACTCGGGCGCGCACCCCAGCGTGCTCGGCCGCTGGCACGTGCCGTGGGGCGTCGACGAGACGATCGCGTGCGGCGGCACCACGGTGCAGCCCGGCGACGTGATCGTGGCCGACGACGACGGCATCCTCGTGATCCCGCCCGCCATCATCGGCGAGCTCGTCGACGAGGCCGAGGTGCAGGAGGCCGAGGAGGCGTTCATCGCCCGCATGGTCGAGGAGGGCCACCCGGTCGACGGGCTCTTCCCGATGGATGCGTCGTGGCGCGCGCGCTTCGAGGCCGAGCAGGCCAGCACCGAGCGGGCCAGCACCGAGCAGTCCAGCACCGAGGGGGCCGGCGCATGA
- a CDS encoding GntR family transcriptional regulator, with protein MSESSKSQRAYEHLHERIERGVYGPGYRLVLDAIARELEMSVVPVREALRRLEAEGVVTFERNVGARVTEIDPADLHDTTETLAMVEGAAIGLAVSSLSEADVAEARSLNEQMRESLAAFDPVRLTRLNEAFHRTLTDPCPNEQLKGLVDDGWRRLSRLRQSTFGFVPGRARDSVEEHERILHLLETGAPAHDVELAVREHRLASLHAYLDRTSDDARAPEIH; from the coding sequence ATGAGCGAGTCGAGCAAGTCGCAGCGCGCGTACGAGCACTTGCACGAGCGCATCGAGCGCGGCGTGTACGGCCCCGGCTACCGCCTCGTGCTCGACGCGATCGCGCGCGAGCTCGAGATGTCGGTCGTGCCGGTGCGCGAGGCGCTGCGCCGACTCGAGGCCGAGGGCGTCGTGACGTTCGAGCGCAACGTCGGCGCCCGCGTCACCGAGATCGACCCCGCCGACCTGCACGACACCACCGAGACGCTCGCGATGGTCGAGGGCGCCGCGATCGGCCTCGCCGTGTCGTCGCTGTCGGAGGCCGACGTGGCCGAGGCGCGCTCGCTCAACGAGCAGATGCGCGAGAGCCTCGCCGCATTCGACCCCGTGCGGCTCACGCGCCTCAACGAGGCCTTCCACCGCACGCTCACCGACCCGTGCCCCAACGAGCAGCTCAAGGGGCTCGTCGACGACGGCTGGCGGCGCCTCTCGCGCCTGCGCCAGTCGACGTTCGGATTCGTGCCCGGCCGCGCCCGTGACTCCGTCGAGGAGCACGAGCGCATCCTGCACCTGCTCGAGACCGGCGCCCCCGCGCACGACGTCGAGCTCGCCGTGCGCGAGCACCGCCTCGCCTCCCTCCACGCCTACCTCGACCGCACGAGCGACGACGCCCGCGCGCCCGAGATCCACTGA
- a CDS encoding TRAP transporter small permease, producing MTTSAVERIVRPVDRVVRRIASALAVLAALAIVVLMLAICADVAVRTATGASLPGMVELAESSLVVAVYLAIAWGLVRGEHVVVTLLTDRLGHRANHVLAIIAGVAVVVLLAWATVATAERAAEATRVGEERFGLVRWPLWPLRWAIVVGFGVTLVVALVQLVDAVRGRLPHREGVQHDA from the coding sequence ATGACGACCTCGGCCGTCGAGCGCATCGTGCGCCCCGTGGACCGCGTCGTGCGCCGCATCGCCAGCGCCCTCGCGGTGCTCGCGGCGCTCGCGATCGTCGTGCTCATGCTCGCGATCTGCGCCGACGTCGCCGTGCGCACCGCGACGGGCGCCAGCCTGCCCGGCATGGTCGAGCTCGCGGAGTCGAGCCTCGTCGTCGCCGTCTACCTCGCGATCGCCTGGGGGCTCGTGCGTGGCGAGCACGTCGTCGTCACGCTGCTCACCGACCGCCTCGGCCATCGCGCCAACCACGTGCTCGCGATCATCGCGGGCGTCGCCGTGGTCGTGCTGCTCGCGTGGGCGACCGTCGCGACCGCCGAGCGCGCCGCCGAGGCCACGCGGGTCGGCGAGGAGCGCTTCGGCCTCGTGCGCTGGCCGCTGTGGCCGCTGCGCTGGGCCATCGTCGTCGGCTTCGGCGTCACGCTCGTCGTCGCCCTGGTGCAGCTCGTCGACGCCGTCCGCGGCCGCCTGCCGCATCGCGAGGGGGTGCAGCATGACGCCTGA
- a CDS encoding carboxymuconolactone decarboxylase family protein, which yields MLYDDLYDVGIAQRRRMFGPEGAEGQTEATTDLDDKLQEVVTRICFGDIWQREGLAVVDRSKITVGMLVALGKAHEIRVHLRGALANGVSPVELREIVLHAFLYAGIPAAVEGMRALKEVLAERGVDLDVEGGLAAATREARA from the coding sequence GTGCTCTACGACGACCTGTACGACGTCGGCATCGCCCAGCGCCGCCGCATGTTCGGCCCCGAGGGTGCCGAGGGGCAGACCGAGGCGACCACCGACCTCGACGACAAGCTGCAGGAGGTCGTGACGCGCATCTGCTTCGGCGACATCTGGCAGCGCGAGGGCCTCGCGGTCGTCGACCGGTCGAAGATCACCGTCGGCATGCTCGTGGCGCTCGGCAAGGCGCACGAGATCCGGGTGCACCTGCGCGGCGCGCTCGCGAACGGCGTCTCGCCGGTCGAGCTGCGCGAGATCGTGCTGCACGCGTTCCTGTACGCGGGCATCCCCGCCGCCGTCGAGGGCATGCGCGCCCTCAAGGAGGTGCTCGCCGAGCGCGGCGTCGACCTCGACGTCGAGGGCGGCCTCGCTGCCGCCACGAGGGAGGCCCGCGCATGA
- a CDS encoding NAD(P)-dependent oxidoreductase, translating to MTVVGFIGLGVMGDPMSSNVAKAGFDLRLHDADPQVSAALAERIGATAVDRDGLAACDVVVCMLPTSAIVRAVLVDGDALAAPLRPGTVVVDMSSSDPSETVETGRALAAHGVVLVDAPVSGARERAVAGTLAIMLGGDDEDAIARAIPVIEAMSSTITRTGALGTGHAMKALNNFVAAAAYAASSEALVAGERFGLDRRVMLDILNVSTGMSWVTQNVTGPQILDGAFASGFALPLMTKDVRIAQQVQRAVGHEAPVCDAVAGALGDALDALGTVDHTRAYEFWEQR from the coding sequence ATGACCGTCGTCGGCTTCATCGGGCTCGGGGTCATGGGCGACCCCATGTCGTCGAACGTCGCGAAGGCGGGCTTCGACCTGCGCCTGCACGACGCCGACCCGCAGGTGTCGGCGGCGCTCGCCGAGCGCATCGGGGCGACGGCCGTCGACCGCGACGGGCTCGCCGCGTGCGACGTCGTCGTCTGCATGCTGCCCACGAGCGCCATCGTGCGCGCGGTGCTCGTCGACGGCGACGCGCTCGCGGCACCGCTGCGACCCGGCACCGTCGTCGTCGACATGTCGTCGTCCGACCCGTCGGAGACCGTCGAGACCGGCCGCGCCCTCGCCGCCCACGGCGTCGTGCTCGTCGACGCGCCCGTCTCGGGCGCTCGCGAGCGCGCCGTGGCCGGCACGCTAGCGATCATGCTCGGCGGCGACGACGAGGATGCCATCGCACGGGCCATCCCGGTCATCGAGGCCATGAGCTCGACGATCACGCGCACGGGTGCGCTCGGCACCGGGCACGCGATGAAGGCCCTCAACAACTTCGTCGCTGCCGCTGCCTACGCGGCGTCCTCGGAGGCGCTCGTCGCCGGCGAGCGCTTCGGCCTCGACCGCCGCGTCATGCTCGACATCCTCAACGTGTCCACGGGCATGAGCTGGGTCACCCAGAACGTCACAGGCCCGCAGATCCTCGACGGCGCGTTCGCGTCGGGCTTCGCGCTGCCGCTCATGACGAAGGACGTGCGCATCGCCCAGCAGGTGCAGCGCGCCGTCGGCCACGAGGCGCCCGTGTGCGACGCCGTCGCAGGCGCGCTCGGCGACGCGCTCGACGCGCTCGGCACCGTCGACCACACCCGCGCCTACGAGTTCTGGGAGCAGCGATGA